One region of Chitinophagaceae bacterium genomic DNA includes:
- a CDS encoding serine hydrolase domain-containing protein: MAQLYKQLLVITTILFTQCSSPKEEKNNNNILENLNRSQKKEADYLLFTEDSLKKEKTQKYTSIIDSIFSKYSRLKHIPGISYAIVVDTEIIHKQSYGYANVEKKIKTNSQTRFRIASMTKSFTAMGIISLQEKKKLRIHDPAWWYSPTLQNISYPTDDSPEITLFHLLTMTAGFPEDNPWGDRQLADTDEELLHLNLSFSHEPGTSYEYSNVGYALLGQIIKNVSAQTYSEYITKTILNPLGMKESVWDYRTIDENILAMGYRWENNTWKKEPLLPDGSYNSMGGLICSTDDFCKYISFLLSANPPRNAPDTLPISRSGLREMQRIWIVRDKVKKNTTVGYGFGFRCTYDEKGILKIGHGGGLPGFGSSFLFLPEYGIGIVALSNLTYADMGTPVTKAIDTILSLTNISPRTLIPNKTLLQTQQYIIKNIPDMQDTTLFADNFFKDESWESRKKNIQNIRNIAGKIQSIHTLIPENALRGSFTLSCEKKDIEIYFTLSPEKPTKIQYLKLTTKEKQK, translated from the coding sequence ATGGCACAATTATATAAACAACTACTCGTAATAACTACTATACTATTCACCCAATGCTCTTCTCCAAAAGAAGAAAAAAATAACAACAATATTCTTGAGAATTTGAATAGGTCACAAAAAAAAGAAGCAGATTATCTTTTATTTACCGAAGATTCTCTCAAAAAAGAAAAAACACAAAAATACACATCCATTATAGATAGTATTTTTTCAAAATATAGCCGCCTCAAGCATATACCAGGAATAAGCTACGCCATTGTAGTAGATACAGAAATAATTCATAAACAATCCTACGGATACGCAAATGTAGAAAAAAAAATAAAAACAAATTCTCAAACACGCTTTAGAATCGCCTCTATGACAAAAAGCTTTACCGCTATGGGAATCATATCCCTCCAAGAAAAAAAAAAACTCCGAATACACGACCCCGCATGGTGGTATTCGCCTACTCTACAAAACATAAGCTACCCCACAGATGATTCTCCCGAAATAACCTTATTTCATCTCCTTACTATGACAGCGGGATTCCCTGAGGATAACCCATGGGGAGATAGACAATTAGCAGATACAGACGAAGAACTCCTTCATTTGAACCTATCTTTTTCCCATGAACCAGGGACCTCCTATGAATACAGCAACGTAGGATATGCACTTTTAGGGCAGATTATTAAAAATGTTTCTGCACAAACATATTCTGAGTATATAACTAAAACAATACTAAACCCTCTGGGTATGAAAGAAAGCGTATGGGATTATAGAACCATAGACGAAAACATACTCGCTATGGGATATAGATGGGAAAATAACACTTGGAAAAAAGAACCCCTGCTACCCGACGGATCTTACAATTCTATGGGAGGACTTATATGCTCTACCGATGATTTTTGTAAATACATATCTTTTCTTCTTTCCGCAAATCCTCCCCGAAATGCACCCGATACGCTCCCTATATCACGCAGCGGTTTAAGAGAAATGCAACGAATATGGATTGTGCGAGATAAAGTAAAAAAAAATACGACCGTCGGATATGGATTTGGATTCCGATGCACTTATGATGAAAAAGGTATTTTAAAAATAGGACACGGAGGTGGATTACCAGGTTTTGGAAGCTCTTTTTTATTCTTGCCCGAATATGGAATAGGAATAGTTGCCTTATCCAATCTTACTTATGCCGATATGGGAACTCCCGTAACAAAAGCAATAGATACCATTCTCTCCCTCACAAATATTTCCCCACGCACATTAATCCCCAATAAAACACTCCTGCAAACACAACAATATATTATAAAAAACATTCCCGACATGCAAGATACTACTCTCTTTGCAGATAATTTTTTTAAAGACGAAAGTTGGGAAAGCCGAAAAAAAAACATACAAAACATCAGAAATATTGCAGGAAAGATACAAAGCATACACACTCTCATCCCCGAAAATGCTCTCCGAGGAAGCTTTACACTCTCCTGTGAAAAAAAAGATATAGAAATATATTTTACACTATCACCCGAAAAACCAACAAAAATACAATATTTGAAATTAACCACCAAAGAAAAACAAAAATAA
- a CDS encoding acyl-CoA desaturase: protein MTVIVPFFILHWYLSLFFQTFFLHRYSSHRSFTMSAGMEKLFYILTWIFQGSNYLSPFGYGVMHRMHHAFADTEKDPHSPKYDDNIFAMMWKTKTIYSSIANGKFIAEPRFTEGVPRWNAFDKFARSWVSRVMWGTMYVLVYYIYADALWLWALLPLQFFLSPIHGAIINWFAHKYGYRNFEVGDTSRNFLPVDFLMMGESYHNNHHKYASRSNFGGIRWHEFDPTYQVIKLLHRLGVIQIKQEKVNTLF from the coding sequence ATGACAGTAATAGTTCCATTTTTTATATTACACTGGTATCTATCCTTATTCTTTCAAACATTTTTCCTACATAGATATTCCTCACATAGATCTTTTACTATGAGTGCTGGAATGGAAAAATTATTTTATATTTTGACTTGGATATTTCAGGGATCTAATTATTTAAGCCCATTCGGATACGGGGTAATGCACCGAATGCATCACGCCTTTGCGGATACAGAAAAAGATCCCCACTCTCCTAAATATGACGATAACATATTTGCAATGATGTGGAAAACAAAAACGATATATTCCAGCATAGCAAATGGAAAATTTATAGCGGAGCCACGATTTACAGAAGGAGTCCCTCGTTGGAATGCCTTTGATAAGTTTGCAAGGTCTTGGGTTTCCCGAGTTATGTGGGGAACAATGTATGTTCTTGTGTATTACATCTATGCAGATGCTCTATGGCTTTGGGCATTATTACCATTACAATTTTTTCTTTCCCCCATACACGGAGCTATTATAAATTGGTTCGCTCATAAATATGGATATAGAAATTTTGAAGTAGGTGACACCTCAAGAAACTTCTTACCCGTAGATTTTCTGATGATGGGAGAAAGTTATCATAATAACCACCATAAATATGCCTCACGCTCTAACTTTGGAGGAATTAGATGGCACGAGTTTGACCCCACTTACCAAGTCATTAAGTTACTTCATAGATTAGGGGTAATACAAATAAAGCAAGAAAAAGTAAATACTCTATTTTAA
- a CDS encoding biliverdin-producing heme oxygenase: MIIPLKEATNEKHKQAEKMPFNIRMFKGLLTKKEYLLYLEQQKQIFSEIENKGLPHESLARTTNIETDIEELIKQGFDSSAVLSSTNNYREYLRSLSYEEVLPHIYLNYLAIMFGGQLIKKKVPSIGMMYDFNNMQEAAQSIRIIQKDEWANEVNKGFDYIINIFEELENYCLKNFRN; encoded by the coding sequence ATGATCATACCATTAAAAGAAGCAACAAATGAAAAACATAAACAAGCGGAAAAAATGCCATTTAATATCCGGATGTTTAAGGGATTGTTAACGAAAAAGGAATACTTACTCTACTTAGAGCAACAAAAACAAATTTTTTCAGAAATTGAAAATAAAGGATTGCCTCACGAAAGCTTGGCAAGAACGACAAATATTGAAACTGATATAGAAGAACTCATAAAACAAGGTTTTGATTCGTCGGCTGTTTTATCAAGCACCAATAATTATAGGGAATATCTACGTTCTTTGTCATACGAAGAGGTTTTACCACATATTTATTTAAATTACTTAGCTATAATGTTTGGTGGGCAATTAATTAAAAAAAAAGTTCCTTCAATCGGTATGATGTATGATTTTAATAATATGCAAGAGGCGGCTCAATCAATACGTATTATTCAAAAGGATGAATGGGCAAATGAGGTCAATAAAGGATTTGATTATATCATAAATATTTTTGAAGAATTAGAAAACTATTGTCTTAAGAATTTTAGAAATTAA
- a CDS encoding DUF2130 domain-containing protein yields the protein MNTNATKIQCPNCNTEIDVQNALSHNLEEKYKREFNLRIQEEQKKKEERDKKFLEEQEEFKKKKENENEIFRQRLETAKSDAKIELEKEIKTKYQRENSEQIALLQKALGEKSEQVRELNSAKTKILILEREKNELREAIKLESERSFQKKLIEEKEKIQKIVEEKNELKFRELQKQLEDQKKLTDEMKRKQEQGSMQLQGEVQELAIQEWLISHFPFDTIQEIKKGDRGADCLQIVHTRTKQNCGAIYYESKRTKNFNKEWIEKFKNDIREKAIQMPHTVGVLITDSFPSDMQRMGMRDGIWICSYEEFKGLCLALRETIIQISDAVSSEENKGEKMNMLYSFLTGNEFRLQIEAIVEGFTQMQSDLETEKRAMQGMWKKREKQIQKVILNTNFMYNSIKGIAGNAIQPVRLLEIEPDQAGVEYNEQFLS from the coding sequence ATGAATACAAATGCAACAAAAATTCAATGTCCTAATTGCAACACAGAAATAGATGTTCAAAATGCTCTCTCTCATAATTTAGAAGAAAAATATAAGAGAGAATTTAACCTACGTATTCAGGAAGAACAAAAAAAAAAAGAAGAGAGAGATAAAAAATTTTTAGAAGAACAAGAAGAGTTTAAAAAAAAAAAAGAAAATGAAAATGAAATCTTTCGACAAAGATTAGAAACCGCTAAATCAGACGCAAAAATAGAATTAGAAAAAGAAATAAAAACTAAGTATCAAAGAGAAAACTCAGAACAAATAGCACTCCTTCAAAAAGCACTCGGAGAAAAATCAGAACAGGTAAGAGAACTCAACTCTGCTAAAACAAAAATACTTATCTTAGAAAGAGAAAAAAATGAATTAAGAGAAGCCATAAAATTAGAATCAGAAAGATCTTTCCAGAAAAAACTTATAGAAGAAAAAGAAAAAATACAAAAAATAGTAGAAGAAAAAAATGAATTAAAATTCCGAGAACTACAAAAACAATTAGAAGATCAAAAAAAACTTACCGATGAAATGAAACGAAAGCAAGAGCAAGGTTCTATGCAATTGCAAGGAGAAGTACAAGAACTTGCTATCCAAGAATGGCTCATTTCACATTTTCCATTCGACACTATACAAGAAATAAAAAAAGGAGATAGAGGTGCGGATTGTTTACAAATAGTCCATACTCGCACAAAACAAAACTGCGGCGCAATATACTACGAAAGCAAAAGAACAAAAAACTTTAACAAAGAATGGATAGAAAAATTTAAAAATGACATACGAGAAAAAGCAATACAAATGCCACATACGGTAGGTGTACTAATAACCGATTCTTTTCCATCAGATATGCAAAGAATGGGGATGCGAGACGGTATTTGGATATGCTCTTACGAAGAATTTAAAGGACTTTGCTTGGCATTAAGAGAAACTATTATACAGATAAGTGATGCGGTGTCTTCCGAAGAAAATAAAGGAGAAAAAATGAACATGCTCTACAGCTTCCTTACAGGAAACGAATTTCGTCTCCAAATAGAAGCAATTGTAGAAGGATTCACACAGATGCAATCCGATTTAGAAACAGAAAAAAGAGCAATGCAAGGAATGTGGAAAAAAAGAGAAAAACAAATCCAAAAAGTAATTCTCAATACAAACTTTATGTATAACTCTATAAAAGGAATTGCAGGTAACGCAATACAGCCTGTCCGCTTATTAGAGATAGAACCAGACCAAGCAGGCGTAGAATATAACGAACAGTTCCTTTCTTAA
- a CDS encoding ParB/RepB/Spo0J family partition protein, with amino-acid sequence MSEIIPSKKKTGLGRGLSALLSDNPTPVEHVQSIVSINEIDIQFLETNPYQPRKDFNKDALQELSESIKVHGIIQPITVRKISDTSYQIISGERRVQASKIAGLTKIPAYIRSANDQEMLEMALIENIQRENLNSIEIALSYQRLITECNLKQEELGERVGKNRATVTNYLRLLKLPPDIQAALRDNTISMGHARSIVSVENADLQLNIFHRIVKEDLSVRNVEEIVRSISEFKKEKNNPQKETTHSMLSPEIRKWQNTLSSHFGSKIIIKADEKHKGEIKIPFYSQEDLNRILEILNIDN; translated from the coding sequence ATGTCAGAAATAATACCATCAAAAAAAAAAACAGGATTAGGAAGAGGATTAAGCGCTCTTTTATCAGATAATCCTACCCCTGTAGAGCATGTTCAATCAATTGTATCTATTAACGAAATAGACATTCAATTTTTAGAAACAAATCCATACCAACCCCGAAAGGACTTCAATAAAGATGCATTACAGGAACTTTCAGAATCTATAAAGGTGCATGGTATTATACAGCCCATAACGGTGAGAAAGATTTCCGATACCTCTTATCAAATTATATCAGGTGAAAGAAGAGTGCAAGCATCTAAAATTGCGGGATTAACCAAAATACCTGCATATATAAGAAGTGCTAACGACCAAGAAATGTTAGAAATGGCACTCATTGAAAATATACAACGAGAAAATCTGAACTCTATAGAAATAGCTCTTTCTTACCAACGACTCATAACAGAATGTAACTTAAAACAAGAAGAATTAGGAGAACGGGTCGGGAAAAACAGAGCCACTGTCACTAACTACCTGAGATTACTCAAATTACCTCCCGATATTCAAGCCGCTCTCCGAGATAATACAATATCTATGGGACACGCAAGGAGTATTGTTTCTGTAGAAAATGCAGACCTCCAATTAAATATATTCCACAGAATTGTAAAAGAAGACCTCTCGGTGAGAAATGTAGAAGAGATAGTAAGGTCTATTTCTGAATTTAAAAAAGAAAAAAATAATCCTCAAAAAGAAACAACACATTCTATGTTATCGCCTGAAATAAGAAAATGGCAAAATACTCTTTCCTCTCACTTTGGATCGAAAATTATCATCAAAGCAGATGAAAAACATAAAGGAGAAATAAAAATACCTTTTTATTCGCAAGAGGATTTGAATAGGATATTAGAAATACTCAATATAGACAACTAA
- a CDS encoding AAA family ATPase, with protein sequence MGKIISITNQKGGVGKTTTAINLSASLAILGYKTLLVDIDPQANSTSGLGKDPRTTKLTMYECMIHSRSAREAIIPTEIENLFLFPSNIDLVGAEVDMVEMEERDMRMKKSIEPLKNEYDFILIDCSPSLGIVTVNALVACDSVLVPVQCEYFALEGVGKLLSTIKIIQSRLNPHLEIEGILLTMYDPRVNLSKQVVEDVANHFKSLKLKTIIPRNTKLSEAPSYGVPVILHESESPGAKSYLNLAKEILQRNELPINKPK encoded by the coding sequence ATGGGAAAAATAATATCTATAACAAATCAAAAAGGAGGGGTTGGTAAAACAACTACTGCCATAAACCTGAGTGCCAGTTTAGCAATACTTGGTTATAAAACATTGCTCGTAGATATAGATCCACAGGCAAATAGCACCTCTGGTTTGGGAAAAGACCCAAGGACCACAAAACTAACTATGTATGAATGTATGATTCATTCTCGTAGTGCGAGAGAAGCTATAATACCAACAGAAATAGAGAATTTATTTCTATTTCCTTCTAATATAGACCTCGTAGGTGCAGAAGTAGATATGGTAGAAATGGAAGAAAGAGATATGCGAATGAAAAAAAGTATAGAACCATTAAAAAATGAGTATGATTTTATACTCATAGATTGTTCGCCTTCTTTGGGAATAGTTACTGTAAATGCTTTAGTAGCATGCGATTCTGTTTTAGTTCCCGTGCAGTGTGAATATTTTGCATTAGAAGGTGTTGGCAAACTATTATCTACCATTAAAATAATACAATCCCGTCTAAATCCGCATTTAGAAATAGAAGGAATACTTCTTACTATGTATGATCCTCGGGTAAATCTTTCCAAGCAAGTAGTAGAAGATGTAGCAAATCACTTCAAATCTTTGAAGTTAAAAACCATTATCCCGAGAAATACAAAATTAAGCGAGGCACCGAGCTACGGGGTACCTGTTATTTTACACGAATCAGAAAGTCCTGGAGCAAAAAGTTATCTCAACCTTGCAAAAGAAATACTGCAAAGAAATGAACTACCGATTAATAAACCAAAATAA
- a CDS encoding serine hydrolase — translation MYQKLLFGTRAISYRYYTMVLKRLGMDILFLVVVSLFSCNRYPVEDTDFLRNLMLTKPSQFDSLLAKKDVFEIQILYTQINRDEQNIPHFKSFSYNMDRNMYFYPASTVKLPLVLLSLEKLHELGIAGLNKYTRMLSDSVYSGQLSVHKDTTSEDGYPSVAHYSKKILIVSDNDAYNRLYEFMGQREINRRLQKKGYRVSFLHRLERPLSLDENRYTEAIRFIDSGDTNKVIYRQEMGENVTPFFRRDTILKGRGYINRNGELVMAPFDFTYKNSYPLEDQQEVLKALLFPKAVASYRTFNISEEDRHFVLQYMSQYPHETYFPPYYKDSSLYDSYCKFLLFGEGTKKIPHNIRIFNKVGDAYGYLIDNAYIVDFDRQVEFLLSAVIHTNSDGIFNDGKYEYSAIGFPFMKNIGQLLYEYELQRKKKRKPDLWEFRFMYDYQ, via the coding sequence TAAAACGATTAGGTATGGATATTTTGTTTTTGGTCGTTGTTTCTTTATTTTCTTGTAATAGGTATCCTGTGGAGGATACAGATTTTTTGAGAAACTTAATGTTAACAAAGCCCTCTCAGTTTGATTCTTTATTGGCAAAAAAAGACGTTTTTGAAATACAAATTCTGTATACTCAAATAAATAGAGATGAGCAGAATATTCCGCATTTCAAGTCGTTTTCGTATAACATGGATAGGAATATGTATTTTTACCCCGCATCTACGGTAAAACTCCCTTTGGTTTTATTGTCATTAGAGAAGTTGCATGAATTGGGAATAGCGGGCTTGAATAAATATACTCGGATGCTGAGTGATAGTGTTTATTCAGGGCAATTGTCTGTTCATAAAGATACGACATCGGAGGATGGCTACCCTTCTGTCGCTCATTATTCAAAAAAGATACTTATTGTGAGTGATAACGATGCTTATAATCGATTATATGAGTTTATGGGGCAACGGGAAATCAATAGGCGATTGCAGAAAAAAGGGTATCGTGTTTCTTTCTTGCATAGGTTAGAGCGTCCACTCTCTTTGGACGAGAATAGGTATACAGAGGCAATACGTTTTATAGATTCGGGAGATACCAATAAGGTTATTTATAGGCAGGAAATGGGTGAGAATGTGACTCCTTTCTTTCGGCGAGATACCATTCTAAAAGGGAGAGGATATATAAATAGAAATGGTGAGTTAGTGATGGCACCATTTGATTTTACTTACAAAAATTCATATCCGTTGGAGGATCAGCAGGAGGTTTTGAAGGCATTGCTGTTTCCGAAGGCGGTTGCGTCTTATAGGACATTCAATATATCAGAGGAAGACCGTCATTTTGTGTTGCAATATATGTCTCAATATCCACATGAAACGTATTTTCCTCCGTATTATAAAGATAGTTCTTTGTATGATTCCTATTGTAAGTTTCTGCTTTTCGGGGAGGGTACAAAAAAGATACCACATAACATACGTATATTCAATAAAGTAGGAGATGCCTATGGTTATTTAATAGATAACGCATATATAGTTGATTTTGATCGACAAGTGGAGTTTTTATTATCTGCTGTGATACATACCAATAGTGATGGGATATTTAATGATGGAAAATATGAGTACTCTGCTATTGGTTTTCCTTTTATGAAGAACATAGGGCAATTGCTTTATGAGTATGAATTACAGAGGAAGAAAAAAAGAAAACCTGATTTGTGGGAATTTCGGTTTATGTATGATTATCAATAA